From a region of the Candida albicans SC5314 chromosome 1, complete sequence genome:
- the MDG1 gene encoding Mdg1p (Ortholog(s) have role in pheromone-dependent signal transduction involved in conjugation with cellular fusion and cytoplasm, membrane raft, nucleus, plasma membrane localization), which yields MSLHYTFKWPKGPEDVIVTGTFDNWSKSLPLVKQTDGSFSLQVPLPPKAEDVIYKYVVDGEWRINSDENITKDESGIENNIISKDHLKELIAVPGSLIPESGLPVTTPTAQPVSDNQDTLKTTVLPKEEPHHPSLAGEPGIVIPKEKDALSAFEKVEDADAKALNKNVTEVGTANAEAQTGSDNQDTLKTTVLPKEEPHHPSLAGEPGIVIPKEKDALSAFEKVEDADAKALNKNVTEVGTANAEPDSLVAVPSTGVLVEGSELTPEERKKQKKKVKKSQYKARKKQRAAEAAAGEANSTSDIDTEEATPEPTTQAEENNHSKAAAVGLAAAGTGGAAAATIAATTALADHPDTLGSTTNGGHITSKDPVQPPIYEPQTSIEKPKDSVTEPKLDSKLKTTGLPESKIDDNIVSTGPEKSLDQTVDSVAMPKEPESDIKETTTAPVPVPVPIEETKAEPVVDQTTAAPIPVQETETEPEPVVATSKDVAPADYANEPIDTTEEHPKTLDPNAVVPDSEAKEVDASPVVKESRNTHETAQDEEEIIIAAEGSEKDITAAVEAREGAGVTLEEIQPTQSEKERLTREAKLAAGVDGPVTVEKINVPEDELKSQKAESSTKEVSPTTKKAEPERKNTVKKTTTNGKTEEKKKGSFRRFLKKIFN from the exons ATGTCACTTCATTATACATTTAAATG GCCAAAGGGTCCCGAAGACGTAATTGTCACTGGTACTTTCGACAACTGGTCAAAGTCTTTACCACTTGTTAAACAAACAGATGGCTCCTTTTCATTGCAAGTCCCATTACCACCTAAAGCTGAGGATGTTATTTATAAATACGTTGTTGATGGTGAATGGAGAATTAACTCTGACGAAAACATCACCAAAGACGAAAGTGGTATTGAAAACAACATTATCTCCAAAGATCACTTGAAGGAGTTAATTGCTGTTCCAGGATCCTTAATTCCTGAATCCGGCTTACCTGTAACTACACCAACAGCTCAACCAGTTTCTGACAATCAAGATACTTTGAAGACTACAGTGTTACCTAAAGAAGAACCTCACCACCCATCTCTTGCTGGTGAACCAGGAATTGTTATTCCAAAGGAAAAAGACGCTTTATCAGCATTTGAAAAGGTTGAGGATGCAGATGCCAAAGCTTTGAATAAGAATGTTACTGAAGTTGGAACTGCCAACGCCGAGGCACAAACAGGTTCTGACAATCAAGATACTTTAAAGACTACAGTGTTACCTAAAGAAGAACCTCACCACCCATCTCTTGCTGGTGAACCAGGAATTGTTATTCCAAAGGAAAAAGACGCTTTATCAGCATTTGAAAAGGTTGAGGATGCAGATGCCAAAGCTTTGAATAAGAATGTTACTGAAGTTGGAACTGCAAACGCCGAACCAGATTCTCTAGTTGCTGTTCCTTCAACAGGTGTTTTAGTTGAAGGCTCCGAATTAACCCctgaagaaagaaagaaacaaaagaaaaaggtcAAGAAATCGCAATACAAAGCTAGAAAGAAGCAAAGAGCTGCTGAAGCTGCTGCTGGCGAAGCCAATAGTACTAGTGACATTGACACTGAAGAAGCTACTCCAGAGCCAACTACTCAAGCTGAAGAGAATAATCATTCAAAGGCCGCCGCTGTTGGCTTAGCTGCTGCTGGTACTGGTGGTGCAGCTGCTGCCACAATTGCTGCTACTACTGCATTGGCTGATCATCCAGACACTTTAGGATCTACAACTAACGGGGGACATATTACCAGTAAAGATCCTGTACAACCACCTATCTACGAACCACAAACATCCATCGAGAAACCAAAAGATTCTGTTACAGAACCAAAACTCGATTCAAAACTTAAAACCACTGGCTTACCAGAATCAAAGATAGATGATAACATAGTTAGTACGGGGCCAGAAAAGTCTCTTGACCAAACAGTCGACTCCGTTGCTATGCCAAAAGAACCAGAATCTGATATCAAAGAAACCACAACAGCTCCAGTCCCAGTTCCAGTTCCAATTGAAGAAACCAAAGCTGAGCCAGTTGTTGACCAAACTACTGCTGCTCCAATTCCAGTCCAAGAAACTGAAACCGAACCTGAACCTGTTGTTGCAACATCAAAGGACGTTGCCCCAGCCGATTATGCCAATGAGCCAATTGATACTACTGAGGAACACCCAAAGACTTTAGATCCAAATGCTGTCGTACCTGATTCTGAAGCCAAAGAAGTTGATGCATCACCTGTCGTCAAAGAATCTAGAAATACTCACGAAACAGCCCaagacgaagaagaaatcattattgCTGCTGAAGGTAGCGAGAAGGATATCACTGCTGCTGTTGAAGCTCGTGAAGGTGCTGGTGTAACTCTTGAAGAAATCCAACCAACCCAATCAGAAAAGGAGAGATTGACAAGAGAAGCCAAACTTGCTGCTGGTGTTGACGGGCCTGTCACCGTTGAAAAGATTAATGTTCCTGAAGACGAATTGAAATCACAGAAGGCTGAATCCTCAACTAAAGAGGTCAGCCCAACTACAAAGAAAGCCGAACCAGAGAGGAAAAACACAGTTAAGAAAACTACAACAAACGGAAAGActgaagaaaagaagaaaggtTCGTTCAGAAGATTcttgaaaaagattttcaattaa
- the NCR1 gene encoding sphingolipid transporter (Putative vacuolar membrane protein; predicted role in sphingolipid metabolism; transcript regulated by Nrg1 and Mig1; induced by prostaglandins), whose amino-acid sequence MEFFSSSLILQAMRAICLLLLTINLAIASVSSSHKPGYCNTYGNCGKKSVFGKPLPCAEFVPAVKASQESREKLKSICGKDFDYICCSPEQIDILESNLKRVDPLISSCPACRKNFYDFFCQFSCSPNESQFVEIIKTETARDTGKEIVTEINQYVEPGMANQFFDSCKNVKFSATNGYAMDLIGGGAKNYSQFLKFLGDEKPLLGGSPYQINFVYKLPETDSGLVLRNEPLRDCNDKEYKCACTDCEESCPKLPHAKDLTKKCTVGVLPCFSFSIIIIWSCMIVLLGGYHVYLAKLKKERRRSIAEDSEDDESTMINPLFYAGLGKKRAKQFSSEIGSKIQDWFANIGYFCSKFPGISIGTSLAVVVLLSLGLFKLQLETDPVKLWVSPNDPAYKNQQYFESNFGEWFRIEQVIVSSKDDGPVLNWDIVKWWFDKESQLETLNENVRLSDICFKPLDETCALQSFTQYFQGDISGLTETNWKSKLQSCVDSPVNCLPTFQQPLKPNILFDSNDISQAKAFTVTVLVNSDTQNENYTSNTISYEHSFQKWAADLQTEYPNLNIAYSTEISLKEELNQSSNTDIKTIAISYLVMFIYASLALGGKLPSANLYSLVKTRFTLGFSSIIIILLSVTASVGFFSIIGLRSTLIIAEVIPFLVLAIGIDNIFLIVHELHVISEGNPNLALEVRISQALKHIGPSCFISAVLQVCMFLLATSVGMPAVKNFAYYGAGAVLINFSLQMTCFIGLLALDQRRLEDNRVDYVPWVTISPIQLQDNDEIDEPVHLEYNFSRWIGDHYAPFLLKKTTKPKVITLFVLWVGISLSLFPKIQLGLDQRIAIPSKSYLVNYFNSVYDYLNVGPPVFFVVKDLDYSERSNQQKICGGFSACDEFSLANILEQEFKRSDISMLSEPASNWLDDFFSWLNPDLDQCCRFKKSTVFEKTPEFCSPNAPQRQCQSCYLNHNPPYDSSMKAFPERDFMFYFNDWIQEPSDPCPLGGKAAHGQAISRTTEKIDSSYFRTSFAPLRGQDEFINAYKSGNNIVKEITKLIPSMDVFAYSPFFIFFTQYQNIVLLTVALLTVAMLIIYVISTFLLSSFRAASILTITITAIMINIGGVLALWSISLNAVTLVNLVICVGFAVEFTIHLTRAYCVPKVKMFDNPAEEELYNNLVNAEPENTRRSSITSLNAEFRNTKAHNALCSVGGSLISGVTLTKLIGISVLAFTRSQIFEVYYFRMWLSLVVISFVHAFVLLPVLLSF is encoded by the coding sequence ATGGAATTCTTTAGTAGTTCACTTATTCTACAAGCTATGCGGGCTATCTGTTTATTACTATTGACAATCAACCTAGCAATCGCGTCGGTATCACTGTCTCACAAGCCTGGATATTGCAACACTTATGGAAATTGCGGTAAAAAGTCGGTGTTTGGCAAACCATTACCATGTGCCGAGTTTGTCCCTGCTGTTAAGGCAAGTCAGGAGTCACGAgagaaattaaaatcaatatgTGGAAAGGATTTCGACTACATTTGTTGTTCTCCAgaacaaattgatattttggaGCTGAACTTGAAAAGAGTCGACCCACTAATTTCGTCATGTCCAGCATGCAGAAAGAACTTTTATGACTTCTTCTGCCAATTTAGTTGTTCACCCAATGAATCccaatttgttgaaatcatcaaaacTGAAACTGCTAGAGATACAGGCAAAGAAATAGTAACTGAAATAAACCAGTATGTGGAACCAGGAATGGCAAACCAGTTTTTTGACTCGTGCAAAAACGTAAAGTTCCTGGCAACCAACGGTTACGCAATGGATTtgattggtggtggtgcaAAGAATTATCTGcaatttttaaagtttttaGGAGACGAAAAACCATTATTGGGCGGGTCTCCTTACCAAATAAACTTCGTATACAAACTTCCAGAAACCGACTCGGGTCTTGTTTTGCGAAATGAACCATTAAGAGACTGTAATGACAAAGAGTACAAATGTGCATGTACTGATTGTGAAGAATCATGCCCAAAATTGCCACATGCTAAAGATTTAACCAAAAAATGTACTGTTGGTGTTTTACCGTGTTTTTCGTTTAGCATCATAATCATTTGGTCATGCATGATAGTTTTGTTAGGAGGATATCATGTATACTTGgcaaaattgaagaaagaacGAAGACGATCAATTGCAGAAGATTCCGAAGATGACGAAAGCACCATGATTAACCCTTTGTTTTATGCTGGACTTGGGAAGAAACGGGCTAAACAATTCCTGAGTGAAATAGGACTGAAAATTCAAGATTGGTTTGCAAATATTGGTTACTTTTGCTCAAAATTTCCGGGTATCTCAATTGGAACTAGTTTGGCAGTTGTGGTTTTGCTTTCTTTGGGACTTTTTAAATTGCAACTAGAAACTGACCCCGTCAAGCTTTGGGTTAGTCCAAATGACCCTGCTTACAAGAACCAACAGTATTTTGAGTCCAATTTTGGTGAATGGTTTAGAATTGAACAAGTTATTGTAAGCTCAAAAGACGATGGACCCGTTTTGAATTGGGATATTGTCAAGTGGTGGTTTGATAAAGAATCTCAATTGGAAACATTGAATGAGAATGTTCGCTTATCTGATATTTGCTTTAAACCATTAGATGAAACTTGTGCCTTGCAATCATTTACACAGTACTTCCAAGGCGATATTTCAGGCTTAACAGAAACCAACTGGAAGTCAAAATTGCAAAGTTGTGTTGACTCTCCAGTAAATTGTTTACCCACTTTCCAACAGCCATTGAAGCCAAACATTTTGTTTGATAGTAACGACATTTCCCAAGCCAAGGCGTTCACGGTAACGGTATTGGTAAACAGCGATActcaaaatgaaaactaCACTTCCAACACAATCTCCTATGAACATCTGTTCCAGAAGTGGGCAGCAGACTTACAAACAGAATATccaaatttgaatattgcTTACAGCACCGAGATCTCCCTTAAAGAAGAACTTAATCAATCTTCAAATACAGACATAAAAACTATTGCCATATCGTATTTGGTTATGTTTATATATGCTTCTTTAGCCCTTGGTGGCAAACTACCAAGCGCCAACTTGTACTCATTGGTGAAAACAAGATTTACATTAGGGTTTTCGAGtataattataattctATTATCTGTAACGGCGTCAGTGGGATTCTTTTCTATTATTGGATTAAGATCTACATTAATTATTGCTGAGGTGATTCCGTTTTTGGTGTTAGCAATAGGTATCGACAACATATTCTTGATAGTCCACGAATTGCACGTAATAAGCGAGGGCAATCCTAATTTGGCTTTGGAGGTACGGATTTCTCAAGCTTTGAAACATATTGGACCTTCGTGTTTTATAAGTGCTGTTTTACAGGTGTGCATGTTTTTGTTGGCTACCTCTGTGGGTATGCCAGCAGTAAAAAATTTTGCATACTACGGAGCTGGTGCGgttttaatcaatttctcGTTACAGATGACTTGCTTTATCGGGCTATTAGCATTAGACCAGCGCAGACTAGAAGATAACAGAGTTGATTATGTTCCTTGGGTTACAATTTCTCCAATCCAATTACAGGACAATGATGAAATCGATGAACCAGTACATCTTGAGTACAACTTTTCTCGTTGGATAGGAGATCACTATGCGCCATTTTTGCtaaagaaaacaacaaagcCCAAAGTCATAACTTTATTTGTGTTGTGGGTTGGGATTTCCCTCAGTTTGTTTCCTAAAATCCAGCTAGGATTAGACCAAAGAATTGCCATACCTTCCAAGTCTTATTTGGTCAACTATTTTAATTCAGTATATGACTACTTGAACGTTGGTCCTCCggttttctttgttgtcAAGGACTTGGATTATAGCGAAAGACTGAATCAACAGAAAATCTGTGGTGGATTTTCTGCATGCGATGAATTTTCGTTGGCCAACATTTTGGAACAAGAGTTTAAACGTTCAGATATATCAATGCTTTCTGAACCTGCATCCAACTGGTTGGATGATTTCTTTAGTTGGTTGAACCCTGATTTGGATCAATGTTGTCGATTTAAGAAGAGCACCGTCTTCGAAAAGACTCCAGAATTTTGCTCACCTAATGCCCCTCAACGTCAATGCCAATCATGTTATTTAAACCACAATCCTCCTTATGACTCAAGTATGAAGGCTTTCCCTGAAAGAGACTTtatgttttattttaatgACTGGATACAGGAACCATCGGATCCGTGTCCATTGGGAGGAAAGGCTGCACATGGACAGGCTATATCCCGAACCACCGAGAAAATCGACTCGAGTTATTTCCGAACATCCTTTGCGCCACTAAGAGGCCAAGATGAGTTTATCAATGCATACAAAAGTGGAAACAACATTGTCAAAGAAATTACAAAGTTGATTCCTTCAATGGACGTATTTGCCTACTCCccatttttcatatttttcacACAATACCAGAACATTGTGTTGTTGACAGTAGCTTTACTAACAGTAGCAATGCTAATCATATACGTAATTAGCACATTTTTGTTGAGCTCATTCAGAGCTGCAAGTATTCTCACAATTACAATCACAGCAATTATGATTAACATCGGTGGAGTATTAGCATTGTGGTCGATATCCCTAAATGCAGTCACTTTGGTCAATTTGGTTATATGTGTCGGGTTTGCAGTTGAGTTTACCATACACTTGACCAGAGCATATTGCGTGCCCAAAGTTAAGATGTTTGATAATCCTGCCGAAGAGGAATTGTACAATAACCTCGTCAATGCTGAGCCAGAAAACACTCGAAGAAGTTCAATAACCAGCTTGAATGCGGAATTCAGAAATACCAAAGCACATAACGCATTGTGCAGTGTTGGAGGCTCGTTGATAAGTGGAGTCACGTTGACAAAATTGATCGGTATTTCAGTTTTAGCCTTTACAAGATCTCAGATCTTTGaagtttattatttcagAATGTGGCTCTCTTTAGTTGTGATTAGTTTTGTCCACGCATTTGTTTTGTTACCGGTGTTATTAAGCTTTTAA
- a CDS encoding deoxycytidine monophosphate deaminase (Deoxycytidine monophosphate (dCMP) deaminase; role in dUMP and dTMP biosynthesis; Spider biofilm repressed) yields the protein MLIGISGTLSSGKTEVARYLTFQGFKLISFKQEGHESDATTPEEDEVSHQITDLTVDADYKMEVFKHFDDLSALDNYVTVNWQDNFVISHIQDMNMLKALQKRPFFLHISIDAPVYLRYQRSKSKNNFTLEQFVDKNDQLLFNVANPLIEINNQAQVKIINTSTSIKDLFIKLSELNLLNGSRLRPTWDSYFMRLADLAALRSNCMKRRVGCVIVRENRVVATGYNGTPRHLTNCNEGGCSRCNKGQGSGASLATCLCLHAEENALLEAGRDRIRGESVLYCNTCPCLTCSIKIVQSGIREVVYAQSYSMDLQSHKVMSEANIILRQFHPPKDGIFI from the coding sequence ATGTTGATTGGTATATCTGGTACCTTAAGCTCAGGAAAGACTGAAGTCGCTAGATACTTGACTTTCCAAGGGTTCAAGctaatttcatttaaacAGGAAGGCCATGAATCAGATGCCACCACGCCAGAGGAGGATGAAGTGTCTCACCAAATTACGGATTTGACAGTCGATGCAGACTACAAAATGGAAGTTTTTAAACATTTCGATGATTTGAGTGCTTTAGATAATTATGTCACGGTTAATTGGCAAGATAATTTTGTGATTTCCCATATACAAGATATGAATATGTTGAAAGCATTGCAGAAAAGACCATTTTTCCTTCATATATCTATCGATGCCCCGGTCTATTTGAGATATCAAAGATcaaaactgaaaaataatttcaCGTTGGAACAGTTTGTGGATAAAAACGATCAATTGTTATTCAATGTTGCTAATCCATTGATTGAGATTAATAACCAGGCACAGGtgaaaattataaatacaTCGACTTCGATCAAAGACTTGTTTATCAAGTTGTCGGAACTTAATCTTTTAAACGGTTCTCGATTGAGACCTACTTGGGACTCGTACTTTATGCGATTAGCAGATTTGGCAGCGTTAAGATCAAACTGTATGAAGCGTAGAGTCGGATGTGTTATTGTTCGCGAGAACCGAGTGGTTGCTACTGGGTATAATGGAACTCCTCGTCATTTAACCAACTGTAATGAAGGAGGTTGTTCCCGATGCAATAAAGGCCAAGGAAGTGGGGCACTGTTGGCCACATGTCTTTGCTTGCATGCTGAAGAAAATGCGTTGTTAGAAGCCGGCAGAGATAGAATTCGCGGTGAGAGTGTATTATATTGCAACACATGTCCGTGCTTGACATGCTCGATAAAAATTGTCCAAAGTGGGATTAGAGAAGTTGTTTATGCCCAGAGTTATTCCATGGACTTACAAAGCCATAAAGTGATGAGCGAGGCTAATATTATATTAAGACAATTCCACCCTCCAAAAGATGGAATATTTATATAG
- a CDS encoding uncharacterized protein (Putative fumarylacetoacetate hydrolase; induced by nitric oxide independent of Yhb1; regulated by Sef1, Sfu1, Hap43; flow model biofilm induced), translating to MSLKYLDTARKILCIGRNYAAHIKELNNATPQQPFFFLKPSSSVLKPDSGPFLVPKGVIVHHEVELAFTLNKDLKNLPSTFSPEEAIDSIEGYALTIDMTARNVQDEAKKKGLPWSIGKGFDTFLPVSKFIAKEKIPDPYKVELVLKINGEVKQQDKTDLMLFPIHKILSHMSAIMTLEKGDLILTGTPKGVGQVKPGDKVEAQLLVNGKVIEEIKFDAEEKPGPYEYKQI from the coding sequence ATGTCATTGAAATACTTAGACACCGCCAGAAAGATCCTTTGTATTGGTCGTAATTATGCTGCCCACATCAAGGAATTAAACAATGCCACCCCGCAACAgccatttttctttttaaaacCATCTTCATCAGTATTAAAGCCCGACTCTGGCCCATTCTTGGTTCCCAAGGGAGTTATTGTTCATCATGAAGTGGAATTGGCATTTACGTTAAACAAAGACTTGAAAAACTTGCCATCTACTTTTTCTCCTGAAGAAGCTATTGACAGCATTGAAGGGTATGCCTTGACTATTGATATGACAGCAAGAAACGTTCAGGATGAAgccaaaaagaaaggatTGCCTTGGTCAATTGGTAAAGGGTTCGACACCTTTTTGCCAGTGTCTAAATTCATCGCCAAGGAAAAAATCCCAGACCCATACAAAGTTGAGTTGGTGTTGAAAATTAACGGTGAAGtcaaacaacaagataAAACCGACTTGATGTTGTTCCCCATTCATAAAATTTTGAGCCACATGTCAGCAATTATGACATTGGAAAAGGGAGACTTAATTTTGACTGGGACCCCAAAAGGTGTTGGTCAAGTTAAGCCGGGCGATAAGGTTGAAGCTCAATTGTTGGTTAACGGTAAAGTCATTGAAGAGATTAAATTCGACGCCGAAGAAAAACCAGGTCCTTACGAATATAAACAGATATAG
- a CDS encoding tRNA-5-taurinomethyluridine 2-sulfurtransferase (Ortholog(s) have tRNA-5-taurinomethyluridine 2-sulfurtransferase activity, role in mitochondrial tRNA wobble position uridine thiolation and mitochondrion localization) encodes MMLLRRSLRGLSRSCRIYTTTTPQPYYPVHKPYTPTTTTEPINILPENTYTQPTPKPDDHIIVAMSSGVDSSVCAALYKDYPNVHGLYMANWSQSATCTERDWKDVQRVCQDLGISSCERVNFEHEYWQDVFMPMIEKYEKGLTPNPDIGCNKFVKFGKLIDYLHKKYDGTGKDWWLVTGHYARIMKHNETGEYHLLRGLSQRKDQSYYLSSIPQSSLSKILLPIGHYIKPQIRELAHDQFKLHTATKPDSQGLCFVNPQQSNFREFLNDYIPENPGDIITEDGKVWGQHKGLWHATIGQKSSVCMPQADPQYQGIWFVSDKNYEKNQIIIVKGHDNPKLFKQTVELTQLEWLHPKEKVLCLQSLQFQYHSLSKSIPVTRIIESQDRLTVELETPVRALAPGQAGVLYKGNQVLGGGMINRTM; translated from the coding sequence ATGATGTTGTTAAGACGTAGCCTACGAGGCCTATCTAGATCATGTCGTATATATACCACAACAACGCCACAACCGTACTATCCTGTGCATAAACCATACACTCCTACAACCACCACAGAACCAATAAATATACTCCCAGAAAATACATACACCCAGCCAACACCCAAACCTGATGACCATATAATTGTTGCTATGTCCTCTGGTGTTGACTCTTCGGTGTGTGCAGCATTATACAAAGACTATCCAAACGTGCATGGGCTATACATGGCCAACTGGTCGCAACTGGCAACATGCACAGAACGAGATTGGAAAGATGTGCAACGAGTGTGTCAAGATCTAGGTATTTCCAGTTGTGAGAGAGTTAACTTTGAACACGAATATTGGCAGGATGTGTTTATGCCAATGATAGAGAAATACGAAAAGGGACTAACGCCGAACCCTGACATTGGGTGCAACAAATTTGTCAAATTTGGGAAGTTGATTGATTACTTGCATAAGAAATACGATGGCACAGGCAAAGATTGGTGGTTAGTCACTGGTCATTACGCCCGAATCATGAAACACAACGAAACTGGGGAGTACCATTTATTGCGAGGTTTGAGTCAACGGAAAGACCAAAGTTACTATCTTTCGTCGATCCCACAATCTTCGTTATCGAAAATCTTATTACCCATTGGCCACTATATCAAACCACAGATTCGGGAATTGGCACATGACCAGTTTAAATTACATACAGCAACAAAACCCGACTCCCAAGGGCTATGCTTTGTTAATCCGCAACAGTCAAACTTCCGAGAGtttttaaatgattataTCCCAGAAAATCCAGGTGACATAATCACTGAAGATGGTAAGGTTTGGGGTCAACACAAGGGGCTATGGCATGCTACAATAGGCCAGAAATCTTCAGTTTGCATGCCGCAAGCAGATCCACAATACCAAGGCATTTGGTTTGTCAGCGATAAGAATTATgagaaaaatcaaatcatcataGTTAAAGGTCACGATAACCCCAAGTTGTTCAAACAAACTGTGGAATTGACGCAGTTAGAATGGTTACACCCCAAGGAAAAGGTGTTGTGTCTCCAATCATTGCAATTTCAGTATCATTCATTGCTGAAGTCAATCCCTGTTACAAGAATTATTGAGCTGCAAGATAGGTTAACCGTCGAATTAGAAACCCCAGTTCGTGCTTTGGCGCCAGGTCAAGCTGGTGTGTTGTACAAAGGGAATCAAGTATTGGGAGGTGGAATGATTAATAGAACCATGTAA